The Pseudodesulfovibrio sp. S3 genome window below encodes:
- a CDS encoding carbon starvation protein A translates to MDAMLMMLAAFGGYIIMYRLYGRYIGKKIFALSGANKVPAVEMEDGVDYVPTKKEVIFGHHFTSIAGTGPIVGPAIAVIWGWAPAMIWIFVGSIMMGAVHDFGALILSMRNQGKSVSEITSKYINPRTKLFFFVVVFLDLLIITAIFGLVIAVIFNMFPASVLPVWLEVPIAMVLGYIIYKRGGNAMTWSIVALAVMYVTVVIGVYAPIKMPMIGSMPPTGTWTVLLLIYAFIASTLPVTALLQPRDFINSHQLLVALALMVIGVFAATFSGTQLHIIAPAVQAAPEGAPPMLPFLFITIACGAISGFHSLVSSGTTSKQVANEEDALFIGYGSMLTEATLSTLVIVAVAAGIGLGYHTADGATLTGLDAWSTHYSSWAAAQGLGSKVAAFVYGAANMIEAAGIPHSVALAIMGVFVASFAGTTMDTATRIERYALTELFSNTPIKIFNNKYVSTAAAVFLAGCLAFSSGGGGNGALALWPLFGCINQILAALVLTTVTVYLKGRGGLSWLIAGIPALFLGSMTVWAILINQGMYIDKGNILLQSLNLLVLAVSLWVVGEGLFKFFKTDGTTPVTDTP, encoded by the coding sequence ATGGATGCCATGTTAATGATGCTGGCGGCATTTGGGGGTTACATAATCATGTATCGCCTCTACGGCCGTTACATCGGAAAGAAAATTTTCGCCCTGTCGGGCGCGAACAAGGTCCCTGCCGTGGAAATGGAAGACGGGGTCGATTACGTCCCCACCAAAAAGGAAGTCATCTTCGGCCACCACTTCACGTCCATCGCGGGCACCGGTCCCATTGTCGGCCCGGCCATCGCAGTCATCTGGGGATGGGCTCCGGCCATGATCTGGATCTTTGTCGGGTCCATCATGATGGGAGCGGTTCACGATTTCGGCGCACTGATATTGTCCATGCGCAACCAGGGCAAATCCGTTTCCGAGATCACCTCCAAGTACATCAACCCGCGCACCAAACTGTTCTTCTTTGTGGTCGTGTTTCTTGACCTGCTGATCATCACCGCCATATTCGGACTGGTCATCGCGGTCATCTTCAACATGTTCCCGGCGTCCGTCCTGCCCGTGTGGCTGGAAGTGCCCATCGCCATGGTGCTCGGCTACATCATCTACAAACGCGGCGGCAACGCCATGACCTGGTCCATTGTCGCCCTGGCCGTCATGTATGTCACCGTGGTCATCGGTGTTTACGCCCCCATCAAGATGCCCATGATCGGAAGCATGCCGCCCACCGGTACCTGGACCGTCCTGCTGCTCATCTACGCCTTCATCGCCTCCACGCTGCCCGTGACCGCACTGTTGCAACCGCGTGACTTCATCAACTCCCACCAGCTCCTCGTGGCCCTGGCCCTGATGGTAATCGGCGTGTTCGCCGCCACCTTCTCCGGCACCCAGCTCCACATAATAGCTCCAGCCGTCCAGGCCGCGCCGGAAGGGGCTCCGCCCATGCTGCCCTTCCTGTTCATCACCATTGCCTGCGGGGCCATCTCCGGATTCCACTCCCTGGTCTCTTCAGGCACCACGTCCAAACAGGTGGCCAACGAAGAGGACGCCCTGTTCATCGGCTACGGCAGCATGCTGACCGAAGCCACCCTGTCCACCCTGGTCATCGTGGCCGTGGCGGCAGGCATCGGACTGGGCTACCACACTGCGGACGGCGCCACCCTGACCGGTCTCGACGCATGGTCCACCCATTACTCCTCCTGGGCAGCCGCTCAGGGACTGGGTTCCAAGGTCGCGGCCTTCGTTTACGGCGCAGCCAACATGATCGAAGCCGCAGGCATCCCGCACAGCGTTGCCTTGGCCATCATGGGCGTGTTCGTAGCCTCCTTTGCCGGTACCACCATGGACACCGCCACCCGTATCGAGCGCTACGCCCTGACCGAACTGTTCAGCAACACGCCCATCAAGATCTTCAACAATAAATATGTGTCCACGGCTGCGGCCGTGTTCCTGGCCGGCTGCCTGGCCTTCTCGTCCGGCGGCGGCGGCAATGGCGCCCTGGCGTTGTGGCCGCTGTTCGGTTGCATCAACCAGATTCTGGCCGCCCTTGTCTTGACCACCGTCACCGTGTACCTCAAGGGCCGTGGCGGACTGAGCTGGCTCATCGCTGGAATCCCGGCCTTGTTCCTCGGCTCCATGACCGTGTGGGCCATTCTCATCAACCAGGGCATGTACATTGACAAGGGCAACATCCTGCTGCAATCCCTGAACCTGCTGGTTCTGGCAGTGTCCCTCTGGGTGGTCGGCGAAGGACTGTTCAAGTTCTTCAAAACCGATGGCACCACCCCTGTAACCGACACGCCGTAA
- a CDS encoding TRAP transporter substrate-binding protein — translation MRKHLMTLTALFLLTLGMASMACAESVRLSYSSFFPPTHVQSKLAEQWCSEVEFRTGKSVIIDFYPGGTLTKAKQCYDGVVEGISDIGHSALAYSRGRFPVMAAVDLPMGYKNGVQATRVANEVYAKFMPAEFNDVKPLYFHAHGPGLLFTTDKPVKTLADLKGLKIRSTGNSAKLIQALGGTPVAQPMPSAYQSLQKGVVDGSVHPMESNKGWKLGEVVKHCTLSVPVGYTTTFFVVINKDKWDMISPKDQKIIEQINEEWSIKHGQAWDESDALGKQFLQEKGGDFTELDPAEAAIWVETAQPVLTDYEQGEGSTVDGKAVVDFIKTEMTKSP, via the coding sequence ATGCGAAAACACCTCATGACCCTGACGGCTCTGTTCCTGTTGACCCTCGGTATGGCCTCCATGGCTTGCGCCGAATCCGTCCGCCTGTCCTATTCCAGCTTCTTCCCGCCCACCCATGTCCAGTCCAAACTGGCAGAACAGTGGTGCAGCGAGGTGGAATTCCGTACCGGCAAATCCGTGATCATTGATTTCTATCCCGGCGGCACCCTGACCAAGGCCAAGCAGTGTTACGACGGTGTTGTCGAGGGCATCTCCGACATCGGCCATTCCGCACTGGCCTATTCACGGGGCCGTTTCCCTGTCATGGCCGCCGTGGACCTGCCCATGGGCTACAAGAACGGCGTCCAGGCCACCCGCGTGGCCAACGAGGTCTATGCCAAGTTCATGCCCGCCGAGTTCAACGACGTGAAGCCCCTGTATTTCCACGCCCACGGTCCCGGCCTACTCTTCACCACCGACAAGCCCGTCAAGACCCTGGCAGACCTCAAGGGTCTGAAAATCCGGTCCACCGGCAACTCTGCCAAACTGATTCAGGCCCTGGGCGGCACTCCCGTGGCCCAGCCCATGCCTTCCGCCTACCAATCCCTGCAAAAGGGTGTTGTGGACGGTTCCGTGCACCCCATGGAATCCAACAAGGGCTGGAAATTGGGCGAAGTGGTCAAGCATTGCACCCTGTCCGTCCCGGTAGGCTACACCACCACTTTCTTCGTAGTCATAAACAAGGACAAGTGGGACATGATCTCCCCCAAGGACCAGAAGATCATCGAACAGATCAACGAGGAATGGTCGATCAAGCACGGCCAGGCCTGGGATGAATCCGACGCGTTGGGCAAGCAGTTCCTCCAGGAAAAGGGAGGCGACTTCACAGAACTTGATCCCGCCGAGGCCGCCATATGGGTCGAGACCGCGCAACCTGTCCTCACAGACTATGAGCAGGGCGAAGGCAGCACGGTTGACGGCAAGGCCGTGGTCGATTTCATCAAGACCGAAATGACAAAAAGTCCATAG
- a CDS encoding acetate--CoA ligase family protein, giving the protein MADTHYAFGMVQVEINYDAIDALFKQASAQGRDTLFEYEVYDLLKASGAETPPRCVLLERAGRPVDEQLAGLSGDKVVLKIVSPAIIHKTEVGGVRVVENRPEAIRSAWRRMLYEVPENYAAYLARQPEASPEPYRDLRGEDLVSAIARDLRGVLLVQFMEPDSTAFGNELLVGIRKTREFGMVIGAGLGGTDTELYAERFRKGQAVTLSSTAMTDGAQFFELFRQTISYKKLAGLTRGQRRIVTDEQLIECFSSFIDMANHYSPENPDAPFHIEELEINPFAYADYLMVPLDGMCRFSAPKSVPASRPVGKIANLLRPKSIGIVGVSASRMNFGRIILKNVLDAGFPSGSVRIVKPGETAIDGVTCVPDLKSLDMKLDLFVVAVGSPQVPALVDELVELDAAESVMLIPGGLGETEESRERAAAVISKINIAHSQGVGPVFLGGNCMGVVSRPGHYDTWFIPEEKLPAFTKGGHHRAAFISQSGAFMLTRLSQCPILDPAYMVSMGNQTDLTLGDMLTHFADSDDVDVIAIYAEGFNDMDGLNFCRSVRRAVLSGKDVVFYKAGRTPEGKSATSGHTASLAGDYAVCESCVRQSGAIVAHSFTQFENLFMLAERLHGKTISGNRLAAMSGAGFEAVGMADSIQTDDYSMQLAPLSEKTREALGNLMVANRLAGLVTVTNPLDITPGADDRVHAEAIRLLATDPHVDAVVAGLDPMSPVMRTLADPDTPLTMDDERSIAALLVDLLPVLDTPVIGVVDGGRQYDPLVDRLKAVGLCVFRTSDQAVAAIAQYIDGRLNAARIRAGQQ; this is encoded by the coding sequence ATGGCGGATACGCATTATGCCTTTGGCATGGTTCAGGTGGAAATCAACTACGACGCCATTGACGCGCTGTTCAAGCAGGCGTCTGCCCAGGGGCGCGACACCCTGTTCGAGTACGAGGTCTATGATCTGTTGAAGGCCTCGGGTGCGGAAACGCCTCCCCGGTGCGTGTTGCTCGAGCGGGCCGGTCGACCGGTTGACGAACAGCTGGCCGGGCTGTCCGGCGACAAGGTGGTGCTCAAGATCGTGTCGCCCGCCATCATCCACAAGACCGAGGTGGGCGGGGTGCGCGTCGTCGAGAACAGGCCGGAGGCCATTCGTTCAGCCTGGCGGCGCATGCTCTATGAGGTTCCCGAAAACTATGCGGCGTATCTTGCGCGGCAGCCCGAGGCCTCTCCCGAGCCGTACCGGGATCTGAGAGGCGAAGACCTGGTCTCGGCCATTGCCAGGGACCTGCGCGGCGTGCTGTTGGTGCAGTTCATGGAGCCGGACTCCACGGCCTTCGGCAACGAGCTCCTGGTCGGCATCAGGAAGACTCGCGAATTCGGCATGGTTATAGGAGCCGGACTTGGTGGTACCGACACTGAGTTGTATGCCGAAAGATTCAGAAAAGGACAGGCGGTGACCCTTTCCTCCACGGCCATGACCGATGGTGCCCAGTTTTTCGAGCTGTTTCGCCAAACCATTTCCTATAAGAAGCTGGCCGGTCTGACTCGGGGCCAGCGGCGCATCGTCACGGATGAGCAGCTCATCGAGTGCTTTTCCTCCTTCATCGACATGGCCAACCACTATTCCCCGGAGAACCCGGATGCGCCGTTTCACATTGAGGAGTTGGAGATCAACCCGTTCGCCTATGCCGATTATCTGATGGTCCCGCTGGACGGCATGTGCCGGTTTTCCGCGCCCAAGTCGGTTCCGGCTTCCAGGCCCGTGGGCAAGATCGCGAACCTGCTCCGTCCGAAGTCCATAGGCATCGTCGGAGTGTCGGCCTCCCGCATGAATTTCGGGCGCATTATCCTGAAGAACGTCCTCGACGCCGGGTTCCCGTCCGGCAGCGTTCGCATCGTCAAGCCGGGTGAAACCGCTATCGACGGAGTGACCTGTGTGCCGGACCTCAAGTCCCTGGACATGAAGCTGGACCTGTTCGTGGTGGCGGTTGGGTCGCCGCAGGTTCCGGCCCTGGTGGATGAACTGGTCGAACTGGATGCGGCAGAGTCCGTGATGCTCATCCCCGGCGGCCTTGGCGAGACCGAGGAAAGCCGGGAGCGGGCAGCGGCCGTGATCAGCAAGATCAACATTGCCCATTCGCAGGGCGTGGGTCCGGTGTTCCTCGGAGGCAACTGCATGGGCGTGGTTTCGCGGCCGGGCCACTACGACACCTGGTTCATCCCCGAGGAGAAGCTGCCCGCCTTCACAAAGGGGGGCCACCACCGGGCAGCCTTCATCTCGCAGTCCGGGGCGTTCATGCTGACCCGGCTCTCGCAGTGCCCCATCCTGGACCCTGCGTACATGGTCTCCATGGGCAACCAGACAGACCTGACCCTCGGCGACATGCTCACCCATTTTGCGGATTCCGACGACGTGGACGTCATCGCGATCTATGCGGAAGGGTTCAACGACATGGACGGCCTGAATTTCTGCCGCTCCGTCCGCCGGGCCGTGCTGTCTGGCAAGGACGTGGTCTTTTACAAGGCGGGCCGGACCCCGGAAGGGAAGTCCGCCACCAGCGGTCATACCGCTTCCCTGGCCGGGGATTATGCGGTCTGCGAATCCTGCGTCCGCCAGTCGGGCGCCATCGTGGCCCATTCCTTCACGCAGTTTGAGAATCTGTTCATGCTGGCCGAGCGGCTGCATGGCAAGACCATAAGCGGCAATCGGCTGGCCGCCATGTCCGGTGCCGGTTTCGAGGCCGTGGGCATGGCCGATTCCATCCAGACGGACGACTACTCCATGCAGTTGGCCCCGCTTTCGGAGAAGACCCGGGAGGCGCTCGGGAACCTGATGGTCGCCAACCGGCTGGCCGGGCTGGTCACGGTGACCAACCCTCTGGACATCACGCCCGGTGCGGACGACCGTGTTCATGCCGAGGCCATCCGACTACTGGCGACCGATCCCCATGTGGATGCCGTGGTGGCCGGGCTGGACCCCATGTCCCCGGTCATGCGCACCCTGGCTGATCCTGATACGCCCCTGACCATGGATGACGAACGTTCCATTGCCGCGCTTCTGGTTGACCTCCTGCCGGTCCTGGACACTCCGGTCATCGGCGTGGTGGACGGCGGGCGCCAGTACGACCCCCTGGTGGACCGGCTGAAGGCGGTCGGGTTGTGCGTCTTCCGCACCTCGGATCAGGCCGTGGCCGCCATTGCGCAGTACATTGACGGTCGTTTGAACGCGGCGCGGATCAGGGCCGGACAGCAGTAG
- a CDS encoding TetR/AcrR family transcriptional regulator: MAKKQQEKSQQTMQELMTSAIELFGSKGFSSTSVSEITDNAGYAKGSFYRHWSSKDELFLQIVEQKFRQYRATRHDRIRTAANLEQAMEIIWDFLETIVSDRDWSSIFLEFTVYSATNESLRKVLNKSDYRLSNKVFADLVREHLETDFPPEKIGALNTALFEGYLIHRALGTEVLSFAEVRKAAIAMALTNGTRQG, from the coding sequence ATGGCAAAAAAACAGCAGGAAAAATCCCAACAGACCATGCAGGAACTGATGACTTCGGCCATCGAGTTGTTCGGCTCCAAAGGGTTTTCCTCCACGTCGGTATCCGAGATCACCGACAATGCGGGGTACGCCAAGGGAAGCTTCTATCGTCACTGGAGTTCCAAGGACGAACTGTTCCTGCAGATCGTGGAACAGAAGTTCAGACAGTATCGCGCCACCAGACACGACAGGATCCGCACTGCCGCAAATCTCGAACAGGCCATGGAGATCATCTGGGATTTCCTTGAAACCATCGTCAGCGACCGGGACTGGTCGTCCATTTTCCTGGAGTTCACGGTCTACTCCGCCACCAACGAATCCCTGCGCAAGGTGCTGAACAAATCCGACTACCGGCTGTCCAACAAGGTGTTTGCGGACCTGGTCCGCGAGCACCTGGAGACCGATTTCCCGCCGGAAAAGATCGGCGCGCTCAACACGGCCCTGTTCGAGGGCTACCTCATCCACCGCGCCCTCGGCACCGAAGTCCTCTCCTTTGCGGAAGTCAGGAAAGCGGCCATTGCCATGGCGCTCACGAACGGAACACGGCAGGGATGA
- a CDS encoding TRAP transporter substrate-binding protein, with protein MKRILTTLTAVAVLCIALPTLARAETKLTYSNFFPPTNHQSKLAEAWCKEVEKRTHGKVVVEYYPGGTLTKAKQCYDGVVEGMSDIGLSCLAYSRGRFPVMAAVDLPLGYKTAAQATATANAVYEHFKPEELADVEPMYFNGHGPGLLFTVNKPIRTLEDIKGEKIRATGNSAKLVEALGGTPVAKPMPENYQLLQKGVVDGSMHPIESNKSFKLGEVCKYGTDDFAVAYTTVFFIVMNKDKWAAIDPESQQAIREINSEWAAKHAAAWDEADAEGRQFFVDKGGEIVELTAEQSAAWVQAAKPVLDGYVAEVNEKGLDGKAILEFTQSTLK; from the coding sequence ATGAAAAGAATTCTGACAACGCTGACGGCTGTGGCTGTCCTGTGTATCGCCCTGCCAACCCTGGCCCGGGCCGAGACCAAACTGACCTACTCCAATTTCTTTCCGCCCACCAACCACCAGTCCAAACTGGCCGAGGCATGGTGCAAGGAAGTGGAGAAACGTACCCACGGCAAGGTCGTTGTCGAATACTATCCCGGCGGCACCCTGACCAAGGCCAAGCAGTGTTATGACGGCGTGGTCGAAGGCATGTCCGACATCGGGCTATCCTGCCTCGCCTACTCCCGCGGTCGCTTCCCGGTCATGGCAGCCGTCGATCTCCCTCTGGGGTACAAGACCGCAGCCCAGGCCACGGCCACGGCCAACGCGGTTTACGAGCATTTCAAACCCGAGGAACTGGCCGATGTCGAACCCATGTACTTCAACGGCCACGGCCCGGGCCTGCTCTTCACCGTCAACAAGCCCATCAGAACCCTTGAAGACATCAAGGGCGAGAAAATCCGCGCCACGGGCAACTCGGCCAAACTGGTCGAGGCCTTGGGAGGCACCCCGGTTGCCAAGCCCATGCCGGAGAACTACCAGCTCCTGCAAAAGGGCGTGGTGGACGGAAGCATGCATCCCATCGAGTCCAACAAGTCCTTCAAGCTGGGCGAAGTCTGCAAATACGGCACCGACGACTTTGCCGTGGCCTACACCACGGTCTTTTTCATCGTCATGAACAAGGACAAGTGGGCCGCCATTGACCCCGAATCCCAACAGGCCATCCGCGAGATCAACAGTGAATGGGCCGCCAAACACGCCGCCGCCTGGGACGAGGCCGATGCCGAAGGCCGCCAGTTCTTTGTGGACAAGGGCGGCGAGATCGTGGAACTGACCGCCGAGCAGTCCGCTGCCTGGGTCCAGGCCGCCAAGCCGGTTCTGGACGGATACGTGGCCGAGGTGAACGAGAAGGGGCTTGACGGCAAGGCCATCCTGGAATTCACCCAATCCACCCTGAAGTAA
- a CDS encoding TRAP transporter small permease, with amino-acid sequence MEEEKGLLSVTEKVMRVIAAVCLVSMAAMTGADVFFRGAFNSPIFGCEEIVAILGVIAVGFSLPYTHYQKSHIGVEILVRRLPKRTRDACKLVTNAATLFLVAIITWRMFLYAGTMSDSGVVSMNLELPEYWVVYVLSFGFFVYSVCLIMDIITFFKGSEA; translated from the coding sequence ATGGAAGAAGAGAAAGGGCTGCTCTCGGTGACCGAAAAGGTCATGCGCGTCATTGCGGCCGTCTGTCTGGTAAGCATGGCCGCCATGACCGGGGCGGACGTGTTTTTCCGGGGTGCATTCAACTCGCCTATCTTCGGCTGCGAGGAGATCGTCGCCATTCTGGGCGTGATCGCCGTCGGTTTTTCCCTGCCCTATACCCATTATCAGAAAAGCCACATCGGGGTTGAGATTCTGGTTCGCCGCCTCCCGAAGAGGACCCGCGATGCCTGCAAGCTTGTCACCAACGCCGCCACCCTGTTCCTGGTGGCCATCATCACCTGGCGCATGTTCCTGTACGCCGGGACGATGAGCGACTCGGGCGTAGTCTCCATGAACCTGGAACTGCCCGAATACTGGGTGGTCTACGTCCTCTCCTTCGGATTCTTCGTCTACTCCGTGTGCCTGATCATGGACATCATCACATTTTTCAAGGGAAGCGAGGCCTAG
- a CDS encoding TRAP transporter large permease, which translates to MDPTTAGIIGIIVMVFLFMTRMPVAFVMMLVGFIGFSLLTSWKGGLNLMSRNIYDAFASYELSTIPLFILMGQIAFNCGISRRLYQTAYRFLGNTRGGLAMATVSACTAFGAVCGSSPATAATMSTVGIPEMKRYGYANSLATASVASGGGLGMIMPPSVVLIIYGVLTEQSIGALFVSGIFPAILLTALFVGGIYLQCKINPALGPKGDTFTWAEKFKSLANLIDTLLIFALVIGGLFWGLFTPTEAASIGVIGVLTLALVKRQLSWAAFVNSLYETLRTSCMVLVLIAGAVVFGKFLAVTRIPFDIANWVSAFDMPPFAIMGAIILIYFIGGCFMDSLALIMLTIPVFFPVVTGMGYDPIWFGIIIVLITEMGVITPPVGINVYVVYGMCQKIAPDVTLEDVFKGILPFMLAIIVGITLLFIFPQIILFLPGLMY; encoded by the coding sequence ATGGACCCGACCACCGCCGGAATCATCGGCATCATCGTCATGGTGTTCCTGTTCATGACCCGCATGCCCGTAGCCTTCGTCATGATGCTCGTGGGCTTTATCGGGTTCTCCCTGCTCACCTCATGGAAGGGCGGGCTGAACCTCATGTCGCGCAACATATACGACGCCTTCGCCTCCTATGAACTTTCCACCATCCCGCTGTTCATCCTCATGGGCCAGATAGCCTTCAACTGCGGCATTTCGCGCAGGCTTTACCAGACGGCCTACCGTTTTCTGGGCAACACCCGAGGCGGGCTGGCCATGGCCACTGTCTCGGCCTGCACCGCGTTCGGCGCGGTCTGCGGCTCCAGTCCGGCCACGGCAGCCACCATGTCCACGGTCGGCATCCCGGAGATGAAACGATACGGCTACGCCAATTCCCTGGCCACGGCATCCGTCGCCTCGGGCGGGGGCCTGGGCATGATCATGCCGCCTTCCGTCGTGCTGATCATCTACGGCGTGCTCACCGAGCAGTCCATCGGCGCGCTCTTCGTGTCCGGCATCTTCCCGGCCATCCTGCTCACGGCCCTGTTCGTGGGGGGCATCTACCTCCAGTGCAAGATAAACCCGGCCCTCGGCCCCAAAGGCGACACCTTCACCTGGGCCGAGAAATTCAAATCCCTGGCCAATCTCATCGACACCCTGCTCATCTTCGCCCTGGTCATCGGCGGCCTGTTCTGGGGGCTGTTCACCCCAACCGAGGCCGCGTCCATCGGCGTCATCGGCGTTCTCACCCTGGCTTTGGTCAAACGCCAACTCTCATGGGCGGCCTTTGTCAATTCGCTCTACGAAACCCTGCGCACATCCTGCATGGTCCTGGTGCTCATCGCGGGCGCGGTGGTCTTCGGCAAATTCCTGGCCGTGACCCGCATCCCGTTCGACATCGCCAACTGGGTGTCCGCGTTCGACATGCCGCCGTTCGCCATCATGGGTGCCATCATCCTGATCTATTTCATCGGCGGCTGTTTCATGGATTCCCTGGCGTTGATCATGCTGACCATCCCGGTCTTCTTCCCGGTGGTCACGGGCATGGGCTACGACCCCATCTGGTTCGGCATCATCATCGTGCTGATCACCGAGATGGGCGTCATTACCCCGCCCGTGGGCATCAACGTCTATGTGGTCTACGGCATGTGCCAGAAGATCGCGCCGGACGTGACCCTTGAAGACGTGTTCAAGGGCATCCTGCCCTTCATGCTGGCCATTATCGTGGGCATCACCCTGCTCTTCATCTTCCCGCAGATCATCCTGTTCCTGCCGGGCCTGATGTATTAG
- a CDS encoding ArsA family ATPase — protein MSHQHYYFHAGKGGVGKSTTSTLSALHLANTGRRVLLVSLDPAHNQADIFDTDFTGKPIQVAPNLRVAQADIDKWIKHYLQGVEDQIRANYTYHAAFNLGKHLNVIKHSPGIEEYALLLAFQHYRTKFADADVIVFDMPPTALTTKFFNLPSLSLVWLEHLLALRCEIMEKKQIITKIKLGTKEFECDKITAKLDQQQSFFTELRDIFKDPLRSSINLVVNPDRLSFAEAERIDKTLEEMGMRLARIIMNKVSENSEWDTSSILMDRHAVCPIPLSSTPLIGQAALNDYLALHDRSFRFLDEQAHRA, from the coding sequence ATGTCCCATCAGCACTATTATTTCCACGCAGGCAAGGGCGGCGTCGGCAAGTCCACCACCTCGACCCTGTCCGCCCTGCACCTGGCGAACACGGGCAGGCGGGTGCTTTTGGTCTCACTGGACCCGGCGCACAATCAGGCGGACATCTTCGATACAGACTTCACGGGCAAGCCGATCCAGGTCGCGCCGAACCTGCGCGTGGCGCAGGCCGACATCGACAAGTGGATCAAACACTACCTGCAAGGCGTTGAGGACCAGATCCGGGCCAATTACACCTACCACGCCGCCTTCAATCTGGGAAAACACCTGAACGTCATCAAGCACTCTCCGGGAATCGAGGAATACGCGCTCCTGCTCGCCTTCCAGCACTACCGTACCAAGTTTGCCGACGCCGACGTCATCGTGTTCGACATGCCGCCCACCGCCCTGACCACCAAATTCTTCAACCTGCCGTCCCTGTCCCTTGTCTGGCTGGAGCACCTCCTGGCCCTGCGCTGCGAGATCATGGAAAAGAAACAAATCATCACCAAGATCAAACTCGGCACCAAGGAATTCGAGTGCGACAAGATCACGGCCAAACTCGACCAGCAGCAAAGCTTCTTTACGGAACTGCGCGACATCTTCAAAGACCCGTTGCGCAGCTCCATCAACCTGGTGGTCAACCCGGACCGCCTCTCCTTTGCCGAGGCCGAACGCATCGACAAGACCCTTGAGGAAATGGGCATGCGGCTGGCCCGCATCATCATGAACAAGGTCTCCGAAAACAGCGAATGGGACACCTCGTCCATACTCATGGACAGACATGCCGTCTGCCCGATCCCGCTCTCCTCCACGCCGCTCATCGGCCAGGCCGCCCTGAACGACTACCTTGCCCTCCATGACCGCTCCTTCCGTTTTCTGGACGAGCAGGCACACCGGGCCTGA